From the Saccharobesus litoralis genome, one window contains:
- a CDS encoding calcium/sodium antiporter — MLEAILFLILGLIGLVFSADKFVFGAAALAKNLGLSSLIIGLTIVAMGSSAPEMMVAATAALDGKIDTAIGNAIGSNITNITLVLGLTAILKVISVSSSTLKRELPLVFVSSVLAIAVIYNQEFTRLEGIMLLIAFFATIGYLTWRALKKSKTDEPDLLEDELSDDVPEGVPMPKALFWLAFGLILLPLSSNLLVDSAVTIAKYYGLSDLVIGLTIIAIGTSLPELAASIAGVMKGEDDLALGNIVGSNIFNALAVVAIPGIIAPGVIDPSAVNRDGPIMLGVTLLMILMAVGFSKVRNINRLEGALLLACFIGYQYLLFFHQA; from the coding sequence ATGTTAGAAGCCATTTTATTCCTCATTTTGGGTCTTATCGGACTCGTATTTAGCGCAGATAAGTTCGTGTTTGGCGCCGCTGCTTTAGCTAAAAACTTAGGTTTATCATCACTCATTATTGGATTAACCATAGTTGCTATGGGCTCATCAGCACCTGAAATGATGGTTGCCGCAACTGCCGCACTCGACGGAAAAATAGACACGGCTATAGGTAATGCTATAGGTTCCAATATTACCAACATCACACTTGTACTCGGTTTAACCGCTATTTTAAAAGTTATTTCAGTATCCTCATCAACATTAAAACGAGAATTACCTTTAGTCTTTGTTAGCTCTGTTTTAGCGATTGCCGTAATTTACAATCAGGAATTCACACGCTTAGAAGGCATAATGTTACTTATCGCTTTCTTTGCAACTATAGGCTACCTCACTTGGCGGGCGCTTAAAAAGTCTAAAACAGACGAACCAGACCTTTTAGAAGACGAGTTGTCTGATGATGTACCAGAAGGTGTACCTATGCCTAAAGCACTATTTTGGCTAGCGTTTGGTTTAATTTTATTACCTTTAAGTTCTAATTTACTGGTTGATTCCGCAGTGACTATCGCCAAATATTACGGCTTATCAGATTTAGTCATTGGATTAACCATTATTGCTATAGGTACCTCTTTACCTGAACTAGCCGCTTCAATTGCCGGTGTGATGAAAGGTGAAGATGACTTAGCCTTGGGCAATATTGTTGGTTCCAATATTTTTAATGCCCTCGCAGTTGTTGCCATTCCAGGTATCATTGCGCCAGGGGTGATCGATCCATCAGCGGTTAATCGGGATGGTCCTATCATGTTGGGTGTGACTTTATTAATGATATTAATGGCAGTTGGTTTTAGTAAAGTTCGCAATATCAATCGACTAGAAGGTGCGTTACTCTTAGCTTGCTTTATCGGTTATCAATACTTACTTTTTTTTCATCAAGCCTAA
- a CDS encoding KpsF/GutQ family sugar-phosphate isomerase, whose amino-acid sequence MKKHNFIQTAKNVLEIEANSVLALQQYLNEEFQQACGALLACSGKVIVTGMGKSGHIAKKLAATFASTGTPSFYVHPAEASHGDLGMIEPNDIVLALSNSGETEEVLHILPTIKRIGAKLISMTSKPNSTLAYESDLHITCAVEKEACTLGLAPTSSTTAALAMGDAIAVSLLEAREFSKQDFAISHPAGALGRRLLLRVADLMQSGDELPCVTLNKTIYETLLVISAKGMGFTAVVDQDNVVIGVYTDGDLRRSLDKRIDIYSTKIVDVIKKGCVTVQADLLAAEALQIMEEKAVNGLIVVDHEQHPIGAINMHHLLKAKVL is encoded by the coding sequence ATGAAGAAACATAATTTTATACAAACAGCAAAAAACGTATTAGAGATTGAAGCCAACTCAGTGTTAGCTTTACAACAATACCTAAACGAAGAATTTCAACAGGCCTGTGGCGCATTACTAGCCTGCTCCGGTAAAGTGATCGTGACCGGAATGGGTAAATCAGGACACATAGCTAAAAAGTTAGCGGCAACATTTGCTAGTACTGGCACTCCGTCTTTTTATGTTCACCCTGCAGAAGCCAGTCATGGTGACTTGGGGATGATAGAACCTAACGATATCGTGTTAGCCCTATCAAATTCAGGCGAAACCGAAGAAGTTTTGCATATATTGCCAACCATCAAGCGAATTGGCGCCAAACTAATCAGCATGACAAGTAAACCTAATTCAACATTGGCTTACGAGTCAGACCTACATATTACTTGTGCTGTAGAAAAAGAGGCTTGTACATTAGGGCTGGCACCAACGTCTAGTACCACAGCGGCATTAGCCATGGGAGATGCAATTGCCGTTAGCCTTTTAGAAGCAAGAGAGTTCTCCAAGCAAGATTTTGCTATTTCTCATCCAGCCGGCGCACTGGGAAGACGATTATTACTGCGAGTAGCCGATCTAATGCAATCAGGTGATGAATTGCCTTGTGTTACTCTCAATAAAACGATTTACGAAACCTTGCTCGTCATAAGTGCGAAAGGAATGGGCTTTACTGCGGTGGTTGATCAGGACAATGTCGTTATTGGTGTTTATACTGACGGTGATCTGCGCCGTAGCTTAGATAAGCGTATCGATATATACAGCACAAAAATAGTTGATGTAATTAAGAAAGGCTGTGTTACCGTACAGGCCGATTTATTAGCAGCTGAAGCCCTGCAAATAATGGAAGAAAAAGCCGTCAACGGCCTGATTGTTGTTGACCACGAACAACACCCCATAGGTGCAATTAATATGCACCACTTGTTAAAAGCAAAGGTACTCTAA
- the kdsC gene encoding 3-deoxy-manno-octulosonate-8-phosphatase KdsC, producing MFSSIYGLLNSQQVELFKQTKLFICDIDGVFSDGRIYLGNNGEELKAFHTRDGFGIKAIINAGIQVAVITGRQSTIVEKRMTSLGVQHIYQGQSNKLEAYADLKNKLKISDKQIAYIGDDVPDQTVMAQVGLAIATQDAHPIIQNLAHYQTQIKGGFGAVREACDLMLQTRGLLESAQGMSV from the coding sequence ATGTTTTCATCAATATATGGCTTGTTAAATAGCCAGCAAGTTGAGCTTTTTAAGCAAACTAAGCTATTTATTTGCGATATTGACGGTGTGTTCAGCGATGGTCGTATTTACTTAGGCAATAATGGTGAAGAGCTAAAAGCCTTCCATACTCGCGACGGCTTTGGTATTAAAGCGATTATTAACGCTGGCATACAAGTAGCGGTCATTACGGGCAGACAAAGTACCATAGTCGAAAAACGCATGACATCACTTGGCGTGCAACACATATATCAAGGTCAGTCGAACAAACTAGAAGCTTATGCTGATTTAAAAAACAAACTTAAAATCAGCGACAAACAAATCGCCTATATAGGTGATGATGTACCAGACCAAACCGTAATGGCGCAAGTAGGATTAGCGATTGCCACCCAAGATGCTCATCCCATCATTCAAAATTTAGCGCATTACCAAACGCAAATTAAAGGCGGTTTTGGCGCTGTTAGAGAGGCTTGCGATCTCATGCTACAAACTAGGGGCTTATTAGAAAGCGCCCAAGGTATGAGTGTCTAG
- the lptC gene encoding LPS export ABC transporter periplasmic protein LptC produces the protein MRAYLLVLILTVIATIFFWEEWQSAATQAPEKKQQGIQPDYQAENLDIKYFNQQGQLSAQMQAKNLAHFESQAATEFERVDYQYFGQDNHWQVTAQHSQLKQNRYLQLHDTIVLQALSNAQPIYQINTQAIDIDLINQEIHNDTQVKLASSQLQLAGKTLYGNLRSKQFEIQHDIKATYSPSH, from the coding sequence ATGCGCGCCTATTTATTGGTTCTTATATTAACCGTGATTGCGACCATTTTTTTCTGGGAAGAATGGCAATCTGCAGCCACTCAAGCACCAGAGAAAAAACAACAAGGTATTCAACCTGATTACCAAGCCGAAAACTTGGATATCAAGTACTTTAATCAACAAGGTCAATTGAGTGCTCAAATGCAAGCCAAAAACTTGGCACATTTCGAAAGCCAAGCGGCTACCGAGTTCGAACGAGTAGACTATCAATACTTTGGGCAAGACAACCATTGGCAAGTTACCGCACAACATAGTCAGCTCAAACAAAATCGCTACTTACAATTGCACGATACCATTGTTTTACAGGCACTCAGCAACGCTCAGCCTATATACCAAATCAATACCCAAGCTATTGATATTGACCTAATTAACCAAGAAATCCATAACGATACGCAAGTCAAATTAGCCAGTTCACAACTGCAATTGGCTGGCAAAACCCTCTATGGCAACTTACGTTCTAAACAATTTGAAATCCAACATGACATTAAAGCCACTTACTCACCTAGCCATTAG
- the lptA gene encoding lipopolysaccharide transport periplasmic protein LptA: MTLKPLTHLAIRLGLIFSVLLSTASFAEQAADNEQIFIDAEKQSMDLVNNKLTFYGNVQISQGHLQLNADKLEVQRNKGNQSEKLIASGNPVTFNHQLKDGIQIKAHAQQMHYNLTTQVLVLIGQAQINQADSMINGDRIEYDVAKRQLIASSDKASESRVRVVLTPVAKEK, encoded by the coding sequence ATGACATTAAAGCCACTTACTCACCTAGCCATTAGACTAGGCTTAATATTCAGTGTATTGCTATCAACTGCGAGTTTTGCAGAACAAGCTGCTGATAATGAACAAATATTTATTGATGCGGAAAAGCAATCAATGGATTTAGTTAATAATAAACTCACTTTTTACGGTAATGTCCAAATCAGTCAGGGGCACTTACAGCTCAATGCCGACAAATTAGAAGTGCAACGTAATAAAGGTAATCAGTCAGAAAAGCTTATCGCTTCAGGTAACCCAGTCACCTTTAATCATCAGTTAAAAGATGGGATCCAAATCAAAGCTCATGCACAGCAAATGCATTATAACTTAACAACCCAAGTTTTAGTGTTAATTGGCCAAGCACAAATAAACCAAGCGGATAGCATGATTAACGGTGACCGAATTGAATACGATGTGGCTAAACGCCAACTCATCGCATCTTCCGACAAAGCCTCTGAATCGAGGGTTCGCGTTGTGTTAACTCCGGTAGCAAAAGAAAAATGA